From one Spiroplasma endosymbiont of Lasioglossum villosulum genomic stretch:
- a CDS encoding ankyrin repeat domain-containing protein: protein MKLIKNGANVNYRNFKYSICKKLTGKVTSYPDKNTSGNTPLMKAAKKGYLNIVKFLLENNADINHTNQNGKTALILIADNNNI, encoded by the coding sequence ATGAAATTAATAAAAAATGGCGCCAATGTCAATTATAGAAACTTTAAATATTCCATTTGTAAAAAACTTACCGGTAAAGTGACTTCTTATCCAGATAAAAATACTAGTGGTAATACTCCATTAATGAAAGCCGCCAAAAAAGGATATTTAAATATAGTTAAATTTTTACTAGAAAATAACGCTGATATTAATCATACAAATCAAAATGGTAAAACTGCCCTAATCCTAATTGCTGATAATAATAATATATAG
- a CDS encoding VWA domain-containing protein, whose amino-acid sequence MEELIESHVSQILETKLKKMSLSETNLSSFAWFKRNFAWLAPEFVQQISHFYLNEVLEKSKNIVISPIIKRELRLYFWVMINGIDRLKNNWQEIYTRAKTLDSLMINYFHYFQEKFKDRKLNSKLTFDNFTRHWESLIVQRIVNYKLFETMQMRQKYLTMWSNNIKIINEVRHIIGFAWNFFGRFWEGDLNDFKKINLNTIIQYGEILNKNPAIIEIARLLGRWKGISGLTEKQIHQKVQIEYELKPLGKWPEEIVGITEGKDLEHLLPLELVNFAIPELNAIFYKKFVEEKLAITEFESMDLVATEHLVEEVVEVPIPESEGPFILCIDTSKSMSHSPEIIAKSIALAISKIALQEKRPCYMINFSGKFETYDLSNLVSSIPNLIHFLGHSFKGHTNINPAISHALTIMQSKTYHNADLLVVSDFLSANITKNNINLMLQLKAKANRFHAINIDSSTLPNNFKKYFTNYWHYDPRDPFAARKIALNLAKTKNKS is encoded by the coding sequence ATGGAAGAATTAATTGAATCCCATGTTTCACAAATTTTAGAAACCAAATTAAAAAAAATGTCTTTATCAGAAACAAATTTAAGTAGTTTTGCTTGATTTAAAAGAAATTTTGCTTGATTAGCTCCGGAATTTGTTCAACAAATTAGTCATTTTTATTTAAATGAAGTTTTAGAAAAAAGTAAAAATATTGTTATTAGTCCCATCATTAAAAGAGAATTACGATTATATTTCTGAGTTATGATTAATGGTATTGATAGATTAAAAAATAATTGACAAGAAATTTACACTAGGGCAAAAACTCTTGATTCACTAATGATTAATTATTTTCATTATTTTCAAGAAAAATTTAAGGATCGTAAACTTAATAGTAAATTAACTTTTGATAATTTTACAAGACATTGAGAAAGTTTAATTGTTCAAAGAATTGTAAATTATAAGTTATTTGAAACTATGCAAATGCGTCAAAAGTATTTAACAATGTGAAGTAATAATATTAAAATTATTAATGAAGTAAGGCATATTATTGGTTTTGCTTGAAATTTTTTTGGACGATTTTGAGAAGGAGATTTAAATGATTTTAAAAAAATTAATTTAAATACTATTATACAATATGGTGAAATTTTAAATAAGAATCCAGCTATTATTGAAATTGCTAGACTACTTGGTCGTTGAAAAGGAATTTCAGGTTTAACAGAAAAGCAGATTCATCAAAAAGTACAAATTGAATATGAATTAAAGCCATTAGGAAAATGGCCTGAAGAAATAGTAGGAATTACCGAGGGTAAAGATTTAGAACATTTATTACCATTAGAATTAGTTAATTTTGCTATTCCAGAGTTAAATGCCATTTTTTATAAAAAATTTGTTGAAGAAAAGTTAGCAATTACAGAGTTTGAATCAATGGATTTAGTTGCCACTGAACATCTTGTTGAAGAAGTTGTAGAAGTACCAATTCCCGAAAGTGAAGGCCCTTTTATCTTATGCATTGATACATCTAAATCAATGAGTCATAGTCCAGAAATTATTGCAAAATCAATTGCGCTGGCTATTAGTAAAATTGCTTTACAAGAAAAAAGACCGTGCTATATGATTAATTTTTCTGGTAAATTTGAAACTTATGACTTATCTAATTTAGTTTCATCAATTCCCAATCTAATTCATTTTTTAGGTCATAGTTTTAAAGGACATACTAATATTAATCCAGCTATTAGTCATGCTTTAACAATTATGCAATCTAAGACATATCATAATGCAGACTTATTGGTAGTTTCTGATTTTTTATCTGCTAATATTACTAAAAATAATATTAATTTAATGTTACAACTAAAAGCAAAAGCTAATCGTTTTCATGCTATTAATATTGATTCTTCAACATTACCTAATAATTTTAAAAAATATTTTACTAATTATTGACATTATGATCCTCGTGATCCATTTGCTGCGCGAAAAATTGCATTAAATTTAGCTAAAACTAAAAATAAATCTTAA
- a CDS encoding AAA family ATPase — protein MNTDSLLSKRIEQLIKVISADVYEKETVFKLAILALLSGESIFLLGLPGIAKSLISRRIKYAFHDGRNFEYLMNRFSTPEEIFGPISIKDLLKGNYVRIIDQYLPAVDIAFLDEIWKAGPSIQNTLLTIINEKIFRNGGVDIKVPLKLLISASNELPESGKGLEPLFDRFIIRMIVYGLTNEENFNDMLESITSLEVKVPLELQIKTSEYEKWLKELETTVTLSKETLSFISRFRKILTEATNGKAYISDRRWKKIAKLIKASAYYNGRTTTDKPDLLIIPYCIWDNEDQEKEYTKLFNEAYCEDLTYTLKQNQIELESELETLSNNAENIKDSQNQPSIYSNPFSEEIKGIYYRLLWHSDEFPICFISRKDFQLLLRRNKKSHNIQLFYGKSLSKMEGNQKFELQLKNSSELINITNNSIIQVELTNTDSKSQFGNINSQIKDLKQQINELKVHFEQEYHRLSKTNSIFFDEQFKSLLEMAFFDKISQIPEAETEKSLSSESLTEDSPITIPNVNDTNNNSDVN, from the coding sequence ATGAATACAGATAGTTTACTTTCTAAGCGAATTGAACAATTAATTAAAGTAATTAGCGCTGATGTTTATGAAAAAGAAACTGTTTTTAAACTTGCTATTTTGGCGTTATTATCAGGAGAATCAATATTTTTATTAGGATTACCAGGAATTGCTAAATCATTAATTTCACGACGAATTAAATATGCGTTTCATGATGGGCGAAATTTTGAATATTTAATGAATCGTTTTTCTACTCCAGAAGAAATTTTTGGACCAATCTCAATCAAAGATTTATTAAAAGGTAACTATGTAAGAATTATTGATCAATATTTACCTGCTGTTGATATTGCTTTTTTGGATGAAATTTGAAAAGCAGGCCCTTCAATTCAAAATACTTTACTAACTATTATTAATGAAAAAATCTTTCGTAATGGTGGTGTTGATATCAAAGTACCATTAAAACTATTAATTTCAGCTTCCAATGAGTTACCAGAAAGCGGTAAAGGTTTAGAACCTTTATTTGATCGTTTTATTATTAGAATGATAGTTTATGGTTTAACTAATGAAGAAAATTTTAATGATATGCTAGAAAGTATTACTAGTTTAGAAGTAAAAGTTCCGCTTGAATTACAAATTAAAACATCTGAATATGAAAAGTGATTAAAAGAATTGGAAACTACTGTTACTTTAAGCAAAGAAACATTAAGTTTTATTTCTCGTTTTCGTAAAATTTTAACAGAAGCAACTAATGGTAAAGCTTACATTTCTGATCGAAGATGAAAAAAAATTGCAAAATTAATAAAAGCTTCAGCTTATTATAATGGCAGAACAACTACTGATAAGCCTGATTTATTGATTATTCCTTACTGTATTTGAGATAATGAAGATCAAGAAAAAGAATATACAAAACTTTTCAATGAAGCATATTGTGAAGATTTAACTTACACATTAAAACAAAATCAGATTGAACTGGAAAGTGAATTGGAAACATTAAGTAATAATGCCGAAAACATTAAAGATAGTCAAAATCAACCATCTATTTACTCCAATCCATTTTCTGAAGAAATTAAAGGTATATATTATCGTTTATTATGACATAGTGATGAATTTCCAATTTGTTTTATTAGTAGAAAGGATTTTCAGTTATTATTACGACGTAATAAAAAAAGTCATAATATTCAATTATTTTATGGTAAAAGTTTAAGTAAAATGGAAGGTAATCAGAAGTTTGAACTACAATTAAAGAATTCTAGTGAATTAATAAATATTACAAATAATTCTATAATTCAAGTTGAATTAACTAATACTGATAGTAAATCACAATTTGGAAATATTAATAGTCAAATTAAAGATTTAAAGCAACAAATTAATGAATTAAAAGTACATTTTGAACAAGAATATCATCGTTTAAGTAAAACTAATTCTATATTTTTTGATGAACAATTTAAATCACTATTAGAAATGGCATTTTTTGATAAAATTTCACAAATACCTGAAGCAGAAACCGAAAAGAGTCTTTCATCAGAATCACTAACTGAAGATTCACCAATAACTATCCCAAATGTTAATGACACTAATAATAATTCTGATGTTAATTAA
- a CDS encoding BspA family leucine-rich repeat surface protein, whose product MFQSASSFNQDISGWDVSNVTDMSDMFAYATSFNQNISVWRVEKVKIMRGMFFNAHAFDQNISSWNVNKVTDMYGLFAGARKFNQDISGWDVSNVITMHSMFAGAITFDQNLSQWNVSKVIIHDNFAINSRISNSIDKLPNFNF is encoded by the coding sequence ATGTTTCAAAGTGCTTCATCATTTAATCAAGATATTTCGGGTTGAGATGTTTCAAATGTTACAGATATGAGTGATATGTTTGCATATGCAACTTCATTTAATCAGAATATTTCAGTTTGAAGAGTAGAAAAAGTAAAAATTATGAGAGGTATGTTTTTTAATGCACATGCTTTTGATCAAAATATTTCAAGTTGAAATGTAAATAAAGTGACAGATATGTATGGTTTGTTTGCTGGTGCAAGAAAATTTAATCAAGATATTTCGGGTTGAGATGTTTCAAATGTAATAACTATGCATTCTATGTTTGCTGGTGCAATAACGTTTGATCAAAATTTATCACAATGAAATGTTTCAAAAGTAATAATTCATGATAATTTTGCTATTAATTCTCGAATTAGTAATAGCATTGATAAATTGCCAAATTTTAATTTTTAG
- a CDS encoding WD40 repeat domain-containing protein produces the protein MLEIERGSILRNLVVDAEDNVYVGSDNGAVYKSDGIHNFSKIILSENSPRWISCLTINKTTGIVYAGNDIGVYSIGQTGNVSLISGTNGDYIRSLAIGPDGSIYAGVNYGGKIYKTDGISGQFRIFEQRSDANQISSLVVDNDNIVYAGSWIGNVYKIKNRTYNAILETNPNHEIKRLLLDKNNDLYASIDSNKVYKKLAQQDSFSELSGIKNTNDHIFALTVGPDGSIYAGGSQGILYKAWNFN, from the coding sequence ATGTTAGAAATAGAAAGAGGTTCAATTCTTAGAAATTTAGTGGTTGATGCCGAAGATAATGTTTATGTTGGTAGTGATAATGGTGCAGTTTATAAAAGTGATGGTATCCATAATTTTTCAAAAATTATATTATCAGAAAATTCACCACGTTGAATTTCATGCTTAACAATTAATAAAACAACTGGTATTGTTTATGCTGGTAATGACATTGGTGTATATAGTATTGGTCAAACTGGTAATGTTAGTTTGATTTCTGGGACAAATGGAGATTATATTAGAAGTTTAGCAATTGGTCCAGATGGTTCAATTTATGCTGGTGTTAATTATGGTGGTAAGATTTATAAAACCGATGGAATTAGTGGTCAATTTAGGATTTTTGAGCAAAGATCAGATGCTAATCAGATAAGTAGTTTAGTAGTTGATAATGATAATATTGTTTATGCTGGTTCTTGAATTGGCAATGTATATAAAATTAAAAATAGAACGTATAATGCAATTTTAGAAACGAATCCAAATCATGAGATTAAACGTTTACTCTTAGATAAAAATAATGATTTATATGCTAGTATTGATTCAAATAAAGTATATAAAAAATTAGCACAGCAAGATTCATTTTCTGAATTATCTGGAATAAAAAATACTAATGATCATATTTTTGCCTTAACTGTTGGTCCAGATGGTTCAATTTATGCTGGTGGTTCTCAAGGAATTTTATATAAAGCCTGAAATTTTAATTAA
- the smpB gene encoding SsrA-binding protein has product MKIIAKNKKAYFNYELLEKLEVGIVLTGSEIKSIRLGNVSLQDSYVTFSNNEAYIINMNINTYKFTTSYILDPLRKRKLLLNAREIKKIQQEQKQKNLTVVPTMIYLNSKSRAKLEIALARGKKNYDKRETIKNRDAVRQIKK; this is encoded by the coding sequence ATGAAAATAATTGCAAAAAATAAAAAAGCGTACTTTAATTATGAATTATTAGAAAAATTAGAAGTGGGAATTGTTTTGACTGGTTCTGAAATTAAATCAATTCGTTTAGGTAATGTATCTTTACAGGATAGTTATGTAACTTTTAGTAATAATGAAGCTTATATTATTAATATGAACATTAATACTTATAAATTTACTACTAGTTATATACTTGATCCATTAAGAAAAAGAAAATTACTTTTAAATGCTCGTGAAATTAAAAAAATTCAACAAGAACAAAAGCAAAAAAATTTAACTGTTGTTCCAACAATGATATATTTAAATAGTAAAAGTAGAGCAAAGTTAGAAATAGCATTGGCTCGTGGTAAAAAAAATTATGATAAAAGAGAGACCATTAAAAATCGTGATGCAGTAAGACAAATCAAAAAATAA
- the rnr gene encoding ribonuclease R yields the protein MKQEIINELQNSITPLSTVDLTVKLNITNHHQQQELIADLEELKNSEIILENKEQQFYMLKNNNLFIGKIQITKKGFGFVKLLNSEEEYYVNIKNINNALNNDEVLCKLVKINNQNDEAVVLKIIKRDTNLLVGTVIVNADTKVKTLLIQNAKLQQYEVNILNPDKALENNIVVAKIKNFEQNIFNVTITKILGNINDPGVDILVVIYEIGIKAQFDVETLTATDKVPLTVLELDKIGRIDLTKELLVTIDGKDAKDFDDAICVTKLVNGNYRLIVAIADVSHYVTENSPLDEEAFTRGTSVYLADRVIPMLPTQLSNGICSLNEQVERLCMVCDMEIDKNGLTVKHKIYQAFMKSARRMNYDEVNDGYNGKNPNFIKTHPQIWEMLLKAKELHQILWKFKQDAGVIDFEINEAKTIINDNGEVTDIILRTRDIAEKLIESFMIRANEVVTKTVFDMKLPFIYRVHEHPRSKKMHQMVTILKLMGIKLNPKITNISSKDLQLLLNSLKQLPTFQVLSTLLLRSMEKAQYTNKCIGHFGLASDYYTHFTSPIRRYPDLIVHRLLRQYIVKREINAKIIEKYQSFTNWAAEQSSNMELKALECERAVDQMKKAEYMMQFIGHKFEGIISSVTGFGLFVELDNTIEGLIRIADMTDDYYIFNEKAMILFGERKRKQYALGQKVSVLVKSANKVARTIDFILEENGQQNKNRDKNNNNQSSKMYKANNFKYRKKIKLNGKVKKNKSEKKNGVKKWKYKGKKD from the coding sequence ATGAAGCAAGAGATTATTAATGAGTTACAAAATAGTATTACACCTTTATCAACGGTTGATTTAACAGTGAAACTTAATATTACTAATCATCATCAACAGCAAGAACTTATTGCTGATTTAGAAGAATTGAAAAATAGTGAAATTATTTTGGAAAATAAAGAACAACAATTTTATATGCTAAAAAATAATAATTTATTTATTGGCAAAATTCAAATTACTAAAAAAGGATTTGGATTTGTTAAATTATTAAATAGTGAAGAAGAATATTACGTTAATATAAAAAACATAAATAATGCGTTAAATAATGATGAAGTATTATGTAAGTTAGTAAAAATTAATAATCAGAATGATGAGGCTGTAGTATTAAAAATTATTAAACGTGATACTAATCTTCTTGTTGGTACTGTTATTGTTAATGCAGATACGAAAGTAAAAACATTATTAATTCAAAATGCAAAGTTACAACAGTATGAAGTTAATATTTTAAACCCCGATAAAGCGTTAGAAAATAATATTGTTGTTGCAAAAATTAAAAATTTTGAACAAAATATTTTTAATGTTACTATTACTAAAATCTTGGGTAATATTAATGATCCTGGTGTTGATATTTTAGTTGTTATTTATGAAATTGGTATTAAAGCACAATTTGATGTTGAAACATTAACAGCAACAGATAAGGTGCCATTAACAGTTTTAGAATTAGATAAAATTGGTCGTATTGATTTGACTAAAGAGTTATTAGTTACAATTGATGGTAAAGATGCTAAAGATTTTGATGATGCTATTTGTGTTACTAAACTAGTTAATGGTAATTATCGTTTAATTGTAGCTATTGCTGATGTTAGTCATTATGTAACAGAAAATAGTCCTTTAGATGAAGAGGCATTTACTCGTGGTACATCTGTTTACTTAGCAGATCGTGTTATTCCTATGTTACCAACGCAGTTATCAAATGGTATTTGTTCTTTAAATGAACAAGTAGAACGTTTATGTATGGTTTGTGATATGGAAATTGATAAGAATGGTTTAACAGTAAAACATAAAATTTATCAGGCATTTATGAAATCAGCAAGAAGAATGAATTATGACGAAGTAAATGATGGATATAATGGTAAAAATCCAAATTTTATTAAAACACATCCACAAATTTGAGAAATGTTACTAAAAGCAAAAGAATTGCACCAAATTTTATGAAAGTTTAAACAAGATGCTGGAGTAATTGATTTTGAAATTAATGAAGCAAAAACAATTATTAACGATAATGGAGAAGTAACTGATATTATTTTAAGAACTCGTGATATCGCTGAAAAATTAATTGAAAGTTTTATGATTAGAGCTAATGAAGTAGTTACTAAAACTGTATTTGATATGAAATTACCTTTTATTTATCGTGTTCATGAACATCCTCGTTCTAAAAAAATGCATCAAATGGTTACAATTCTGAAATTAATGGGTATTAAATTAAATCCAAAAATCACAAATATTAGTTCAAAAGATTTACAATTATTATTAAATTCTTTAAAACAATTACCAACATTTCAAGTTTTATCAACTTTATTATTAAGAAGTATGGAAAAAGCACAGTATACTAATAAATGTATTGGCCATTTTGGACTTGCTAGTGATTATTATACACATTTTACTTCGCCAATTAGACGTTATCCCGATTTAATAGTTCATCGTTTATTGCGTCAATATATAGTTAAAAGAGAAATAAATGCTAAAATAATTGAGAAATATCAAAGTTTTACTAATTGAGCTGCTGAGCAATCTAGTAATATGGAATTAAAAGCATTAGAGTGTGAACGAGCTGTAGATCAAATGAAAAAAGCAGAATACATGATGCAATTTATTGGTCATAAATTTGAAGGTATAATTTCTAGTGTAACTGGTTTTGGATTATTTGTTGAGTTAGATAATACAATTGAGGGTTTAATTAGAATTGCAGATATGACTGATGATTATTATATTTTTAATGAAAAAGCAATGATTTTGTTTGGTGAAAGAAAACGAAAACAGTATGCTCTTGGTCAAAAGGTCAGTGTTCTTGTAAAAAGTGCAAATAAAGTTGCTAGAACTATTGATTTTATTTTAGAAGAAAATGGTCAGCAAAATAAAAACCGTGATAAAAATAATAATAATCAATCATCAAAAATGTATAAAGCAAATAATTTTAAATATAGAAAAAAGATAAAACTAAATGGTAAAGTTAAAAAAAATAAAAGTGAAAAGAAAAATGGAGTAAAAAAATGAAAATACAAGGGCAAAAAAGATTAA
- the secG gene encoding preprotein translocase subunit SecG, with protein sequence MSQNIIFAFEIIALIIAILLVILGLLQGKKNHNGLGALSGGNQELFASTKERGWSKLFSIATLVLGISLFTMAIIVRIIINTIGVIN encoded by the coding sequence ATGAGTCAAAACATTATTTTTGCTTTTGAAATTATTGCCTTAATTATCGCTATATTATTAGTAATTTTAGGTTTATTACAAGGTAAAAAAAATCATAATGGACTTGGTGCTTTAAGTGGGGGTAATCAAGAATTATTTGCTAGTACTAAAGAACGTGGTTGAAGTAAGTTATTTTCTATTGCCACTTTAGTATTAGGTATATCGTTATTTACTATGGCAATAATAGTAAGAATTATTATTAATACTATTGGAGTTATAAATTAA
- a CDS encoding DegV family protein yields MKKKIGIVADSSSGFSIKDLKEMNIGFCPLLITFSDDTTITDDPNILKDEEFYNRIVHEKQSAKTSQTPLGQMSIIWEDALTKFEKIIFIPLSKGLSGQYNTATMLSKESNFKDKVFVFDSNGVSVINWLLVKKAYQMSLNEKNNVNDIIDALKLIRDNYIAFILPYDLNYLVRGGRISKSAAALATMLKITPILSFDGTIDKFDKTRTWDKAIKNTLKEINKNKKIESITLFYIIHAFAEAKEIEKVTKFVKDYGIKNVKTINLANVICAHTGIGTFSFVAFNLDKDKLPKL; encoded by the coding sequence TTGAAAAAAAAAATTGGTATTGTTGCTGATTCCTCTTCAGGATTTTCAATTAAAGATTTAAAAGAAATGAATATTGGATTTTGTCCATTATTAATCACTTTTAGTGATGATACAACTATTACTGATGACCCTAACATTCTAAAGGATGAAGAATTCTATAATAGAATAGTTCATGAAAAACAATCTGCCAAAACTTCGCAAACACCACTTGGTCAAATGAGTATAATTTGAGAAGATGCTTTAACTAAATTTGAAAAGATTATTTTTATTCCTTTATCAAAAGGGTTATCAGGTCAATATAACACTGCTACTATGTTATCAAAAGAATCTAATTTTAAAGATAAAGTTTTTGTTTTTGATAGTAATGGTGTTTCAGTTATTAACTGACTATTAGTTAAAAAAGCATATCAAATGTCACTTAACGAAAAAAATAATGTTAATGATATTATAGACGCACTAAAATTAATAAGAGATAACTATATAGCATTTATTTTACCTTATGATTTAAATTATTTAGTTCGTGGTGGTAGAATTTCAAAATCAGCAGCAGCCTTAGCTACTATGTTAAAAATAACTCCAATTTTATCTTTTGACGGAACCATTGATAAATTTGATAAAACAAGAACATGAGATAAAGCTATTAAAAATACTCTTAAAGAAATTAATAAAAATAAAAAAATAGAAAGTATTACTCTTTTTTACATTATTCATGCTTTTGCTGAGGCAAAAGAAATAGAAAAAGTTACAAAATTTGTTAAAGATTATGGCATTAAAAACGTCAAAACTATTAATTTAGCAAATGTAATTTGTGCTCATACAGGAATTGGAACCTTCAGTTTTGTTGCTTTTAATTTAGATAAAGATAAATTACCAAAATTATAA
- a CDS encoding Fur family transcriptional regulator → MNKNFENIIQKLKDKDYRLTDVRKAVIKVLTLKQHVSINDIISFLTKEGNDNINIMSIYNTIDLLMTEHIIHANVFEGKQIIYELSENTVHIICNFCNKIIHASFEDKQQISPLQEEKLEKLAIKNNFYFSHYKLEIHGICDKCELKIKKMKF, encoded by the coding sequence ATGAATAAAAATTTTGAAAATATTATCCAAAAGTTGAAAGATAAAGACTATCGTTTAACTGATGTTCGTAAAGCAGTTATTAAAGTATTAACGCTTAAGCAACATGTTAGTATTAATGATATTATTAGTTTTTTAACAAAAGAAGGTAATGATAATATTAATATTATGAGTATTTATAATACTATTGATTTATTAATGACAGAACATATTATTCATGCTAATGTTTTTGAAGGAAAACAAATAATTTATGAACTATCAGAAAATACCGTTCATATTATTTGTAATTTTTGTAATAAAATTATTCATGCCTCTTTCGAAGATAAACAACAAATTTCACCATTACAAGAAGAAAAACTTGAAAAATTAGCGATTAAAAATAATTTTTATTTTTCACATTATAAGTTAGAAATTCATGGAATTTGTGATAAATGTGAATTAAAAATAAAAAAAATGAAATTTTAA
- a CDS encoding acyl carrier protein: protein MNILSEIHKIVKEDYPEIKEKITPKTKFKDIKIDSLGLVMIVLKLEEEHHVKIDDNKLLDLQTKTVQDLINEIERLESAENKKK, encoded by the coding sequence ATGAATATTTTAAGTGAAATTCATAAAATTGTTAAAGAGGATTATCCAGAGATTAAAGAAAAAATTACACCGAAAACTAAATTTAAAGATATAAAAATTGACTCTCTTGGATTAGTAATGATTGTTCTTAAATTAGAAGAAGAGCATCATGTAAAAATTGATGATAATAAATTACTAGATTTACAAACAAAAACAGTTCAAGATTTAATAAATGAAATTGAGAGATTAGAATCAGCAGAAAATAAAAAAAAGTAA
- a CDS encoding MG284/MPN403 family protein, producing the protein MKEQISADKQLIAAIFVKYEQAKLTLANNNFKENYVLKEDSVHYANKIVINKDLKNYEKHVQIVDTVLALLPKNEYSYIIRTFLVKSNKNWWKKYYHIKEYEKLEKTAIKRFLYLYLI; encoded by the coding sequence ATGAAAGAACAAATAAGTGCTGATAAGCAACTAATTGCTGCTATTTTTGTTAAATATGAACAAGCAAAATTAACATTAGCAAATAATAATTTTAAAGAAAATTATGTTTTGAAAGAGGATAGTGTTCACTATGCTAATAAGATAGTGATAAATAAGGATTTAAAAAATTATGAAAAACATGTGCAAATTGTTGATACAGTTTTAGCATTATTACCAAAAAATGAATATAGTTATATTATTAGAACGTTCTTAGTTAAATCAAATAAAAATTGATGAAAAAAATATTATCATATCAAAGAATATGAAAAATTAGAAAAAACGGCTATTAAGCGTTTTTTATACTTATATTTAATTTAA